One Paenibacillus sp. SYP-B4298 genomic window, CGGCTGCTCCTGCGGCAGCAGCTTCAGAAAGACCGGAATGAACAGCAGGGAGATGCCGGTGATTAGAAACAGCGTGTTCCAGCCCAGATATTGTGTAATGGCTCCGCCAGCCACCGGGCCGAGCCCAAGTCCGAGCGAGGCGGCCGAGCTGATGAGCGCCATAGCTTTGCCGCGGCGTTCGAGCGGAATATAACGGGTGATAAACACGATCGCAAGGCTCATCACCGAGCCAGCGCCTGCAGATTGCACCAGTCGGGCCACCAGCAGCAGCCCGAAGCTATGGCTGAAGAAGCCCAGTATCGATGCCCCGCCCAGGCAGCTAAGAGCGATGACGAGCAGCCGCTTGATCGGCACGAAGTCAGACAAGCGGCTGTACGTGATCGAGGCGATGGCGAACAGGATTGAATATCCGGTTACAATCCATGAGGCCGTCGTGGACGCCAGTCCGAATTCCTTCGCTACCTGCGGCAGGGCCAGATTGAACATCATGGTGTTCATAATTACGAGAACGAGTGTGGCCCCCATAAGCGGGATGATCAGCTTTTCCCGGAGGCTGTGTATTTCGTCAGAATTGTTGGCAGATCGTGAAGAAGACATTGGTTTTCCCTCCGAATTACGTAATGTTCGATCATTGTCGAACTATAAAAATATAGCATGAGATATGATACAATGCAATAAGCAGGATTACTGAGGGATGGAGGGGAGGAGGAGCCGTGATGAGAAAGCTGTATCATCCTGATCGGGATACTATTCAGCTAACAGCAATCTTTGCCGCTCTGAGCGACCCGCTTCGGCTGCAGCTTGTCCAGGATGTGGCCAGCGCCGGGGAGCAGGCGTGTGGCGCCTTCCAGTATCCGATCGCCAAGTCCACCATGACGCATCATGTCCGCGCGCTGCGCGAGGCGGGGGTGTTGAGGGTGCGTATCCAAGGTACACAGCATTTTCTGTCCTTGCGCAGGGCCGATCTGGAGGATCGCTTCCCCGGGCTGCTGGAGCTGGTGCTGGCATCGGATCGGGAGCCGCTGCTACGGCATACGGCAGCAGCTAGCGGGGAAGTGGAGCTGCAGGCGGATGAGGCGGAGGGCGAGATGGCTAAAGCTGAACAACGACGTTAACATTAAAAGGGGAGTTATCGATGTACGAAATAGATATTCATCTCTATGAGGACTGGCTGGCTACTGTACGGCAGATCTTTGCCGGTTCAGGGCAGCCATTGCCAGCGGAGGCTACGGATAAGCAGGTTGGACTGGCTTATTATATCCAGAATGCAGCAGATCTGGAGGAGGCGGAGCGGCTGCGCGCCGCCAATGAGGAGCGACTGAACCAGTTGGAGCAGACGATCAGGGATAATCTGGAGCAGGTGATCGCCCCGGACATTCTCCAGCGGACAGGGTATGATGGAAGCCGCTTTTGCTTCCGATGGGTATTCAACCAGGGCGAGCATATCGTAGAGGAGTGCTCGCAGTACCGCATCTCGCTGTAGGCGGGGAGCAGATAGGTACAAGCCGAAGTACAGGCAGGCTACCGGATAACGGATATGATAGATATGTTAAGCAACGCTGCTGAACGGGCGGGCGCACAGCAGGTATACGGGCTGTGGCGAATTACGCATGCTTGCTCCGCGCCCTCCTGTCCGCAGCATGCTTATAGCTTCACAATTGTCCGTCCACGCAACCGTCCCTGAAGGATCGCATCCAGTCGCTCGGGGAGCTGGTCAAGCGCGATTTCCTCTGTTACCTCGTCTAGCGCCGCCCCAAGCTTTCGATCCGCAGCCAGTCGGCTCCAGATAGCGAGCCGTGTCTCCATCGCGCAAGCTACAGAATCGATACCGAGCAGGCTGACGCCTCGCAGGATGAAGGGATACACCGTCAACGGCAGCTCGCTGCTCCCGGCAAGCCCGCAAGCGGCCACCGCTCCGCCATAGCGCACGGTGCTGATGACATGCGCCAGTGTCGAGCCGCCCACTGTATCGACAGCCCCAGCCCAGCGCTGCTTGCCGAGCGTGGCGGGCGATGACGGCGCAACCGCTGCTCTGTCCAGCACATGGACAGCTCCAAGCGCCCGCAGGTAATGGTGCTCGTCCGACTTGCCGGTGCTGGCTGCCACTTCATAGCCGTGCGCAGCAAGCATCGCGACAGCCAGGCTGCCAACGCCCCCGGTAGCGCCGGTTACGAGCACAGGCCCATTCTGCGGCTGCACGCCAAGATGCTGCAGTCGATCTACGGCGAGCGCCGCGGTAAAGCCGGCAGTGCCGTATTGCATCGCCTGTCGCAAGGTCATGCCATGCGGCAGCGGGACGATCCAGTCGGCCGGAACCCTGGCATACTGACTGAAGCCGCCTGGATGCGACACGCCCAGCCCATAGCCTGTAACTAGCACCTGATCACCAGGCTTGAAGCGCGCATCGCTTGAGGCCTCGACGATACCGGCAAGGTCTATCCCTGGGATAAACGGGTAAGCCTTCACAATCTTGCTGTCGGGAACGGCAGCCAGGCCATCCTTGTAATTGACGCTGGAATAGGCCACCTGTATCGTGACCTCGCCCTCAAGGAGCTGCTCCAAGGTTTGCTTCACGACCCCGCGTTGGAATTCCCCATGTTGGTTGTCCACTACAAAAGCTGTAAAGGTTGTCATGTAGATCACCCTCCTTGCTCCCATTATATATCAAAGTCAGAGGAGGAAGCGGAGGACGGCTGTGTCGACTTGCGTAACGTTGCTATTTCCTAATAAACGCTTCAATAAGATCGCTGACGCTTACATCGCCCAGGTCCTCGACGAGTTGGTCGGCCTTGGTCTTTTTGCGCAGCGAGCCTTGAAGGACGATCTGTATATTTTGATCCCTGTCCACCAGTACGGACAAGACTTCGAGAGCGCCTGTGAGCAAGCCAATGACAACAGCAACCTGCTGCGGGGACAGCTTGGGCTGCTTGCTGTTGGTCTTGTTGCCATTTTTGCCGTTGCCGTTACATTTTCCGTTCCCATTCCCATTGCCATTTCCGTTGCCATTACTGCTGATGCTGCCTCTTCTGGCCATGCGAGCTCACCGCCTACTCAGACAATAATGGTGCTCGAATCGGGCTGGCTGCTCCCGTCTGTTCCGATCCCCGCGATAAAAGAACCGATAATAACAAACACAACAATGAATGTGACTAATCGTATCCGATCATCTTCCGTCATCTGGCACCACCTGACCTGTAAGAGATTGATATGTTATTGTATGAAATTTGGTTCCGTTGGTTCGAATATCGGGCGGATGTGGGGGAGGAATTGGAGGAATAGGGGTTCTCTTCTTACGTTTGTATAAGAAATCATGAAGGAAAGTGTATTGCCCTCCTATCGGGAGTAGGCTACACTAAAAAAGTTGAAATTGAGAATGATAATCAATTAAAATAGGGGTGGACGAAGGCAATGACGAAAATGGGGCGATTGACATTAGGAATGACTCTGTTGCTCATGCTGTCAACAGCAATGACGGCCTGTGGGTCGGGTACGAATGAGCCTGGGGAGGCTGTACCGACAAAGACAGAGCAGACCGAGCAGCAGGCACAAGGGGAATTGGAGGAGCCGGCAACCCGCATTGTGCAGGATGAATTCGGGGAGGTGACCATTCCGGTACATCCTCAGCGTATCGCAGGCATCTATCTGGAGGATTACTTGCTCGCGTTGGGGGTGAAGCCAATAGTACAGTGGTATCATCCGTACTGGGGAACTCAGGAGTATCTGAATCTCGATGCGCCGCTGTTTGATATTTCCGGGAGTCTAGAGGCCTTGCTGCAGCAGGCCCCGGATTTGATTCTAGTCGATGGTGCCGTGGATAAGGAGAAGTATGAGCTGTATTCCAAGATTGCGCCTACCTATCGCCTCAAGGAAGAGGCGCTGAGTAGTACGAGGAATACCATAACGACGATTGCCGATGTGCTCGGTATTCCGGAGAAGGCGGAACACGTGCTGAACTCCTATGAGCACAAGGTTAATGAGGGAAAGCAGAAGCTGCAACAGGCTGTGGGCCATGAGACTGTCGCCGTCGTTCGTATCAACATAGACGACAAGTCGCTAGCATTGTTTGGAGTTCATAACAACTATACCGGGGTCATCTACAGTGAATTCGGGCTGAAGCCTGTACAGATGGTGGCCGATATGACGGATTATCAGATGATGCTGTCCGAGGAGGCAATCCCTGATCTGAATGCCGATCATCTGATTCTGTTCCCCTCTAACGGCGATTGGAGCACTGTAGACAGCCAGCAGGCCTTTGAGGTGCTCGACAATCCGTTGTGGAGATCGGTGCCAGCGGTGCAAAAGGGCAATGTGTACCGGTTTGAGCGCTCGCATTGGCAGAGCGGGCAGATTACGGCCAACTCCATGAAGCTGGATGACCTGCTGCAGGCAATGGTGAAATAGTCTTGCCTGGGCTTTCCTTCAAGAGGCGATAGGATCATCATGAATGAGTGGGGTGGATCGCATGCCGCTAGCCTATTCGCTGACGGATATTACACGGATTCAACAGCCAGCACAGGAAATCGGCCCGGCCGTATCCTATGCACAGCATACCTTGTTCATTGCTGCAGAGGGCTGGGGCAGTCTAGCGGCCGATGAATTGCGCTGGCAGTTGACCCAGGGCCGGGGATTTTATCTGGAGCCTGGAGCGGTGCATAAGCTGGAGGCCGGAGAAGAAGGGCTGAGCTATTACAGGATTCGCTTCGAGGTGATGGGAAAAAGCGCGAAGCAGTCGCGCCTGCCCGCCGGAGCTGTCCTGCTGCAGCCAGGTCCCATCTCATGTCATCCCTACTCGCAATGCATGCTGCTGCTGGAGACGATCTGCGGTCATGTGGATGTTGGTGGACAACTGGAGGCTTTTCATAATCATATTCGCTTTCAGGAGCTGCTGTTGTTCCTTTTTCAACAAAATGCAAGGCAGCAAGAGGGACGTGTTGAGCATGAGGCAGTGGAGAGGACGATACGCTATATAGCAGATCATTACAACGAGCCACTCACTGTGGATCAGCTTGCGGGAAGAGCTGGCGTAAGCAGATGGCGCTATTCCCAGTTGTTCAAGGAGCTGACAGGGCATATTCCGCTCGAATATATTAATGCAATCCGTCTTGAGCATGCACAGCATCTGCTCATTCTCACCGAGGACAGGCTATGCGACATTGCTCAGGCTGTCGGCTATAGCAACGAGTATTACTTTAACCGACGCTTTAAGCAGGCGATGGGGATTTCACCAGGCCAATACAGGCGCAGGCAGCATACATATTCGCGCATTTTTGCGCCTTTTCTAGAGGACTACCTGGTGGCGCTGGGGATTATGCCGATCGCGCAGATGTACCATGCGCAGTGGGGGCGGCAGGATTATCTTGGCCTGAGACAGGTGCCGCAGATCGATATTGCCACGATGGAGTCGAAGAAGCTGAAGCGGCTGCAGCCGGACTTCATCGTGCTCGATGCCGGCTGTCAGCGTTGGCAACTGGAGCGCTACAAGGAGGTAGCTCCCGTGTTCAAGCTGCCATACCTCGGTGAGGATTGGCGCGCGACGCTGCGCATGATCGCAGCCATCTTCGGTAGACAAGCCCAGGCGCAAAACGTTATTGAGCGGTATGAACGCAAGGCGGAAGAGGCCCGTAAGCTGTTAGCGGAGCGTGCCCCGGGCATAAGCGTTGCCTGCTTGCGTATCTCTGCCTGCGTTGTCTGCCTGTATGGGGGGCAGAGTCTTGGCTATACCGGAACCGTATTGCACACTGACCTCGGCTTGCGTATTCCCGAGAGTGTACAGCGCCTGACCGAGGGGAAGCGAATGGTCGAGTTGGATGAGCGGCAGTTGACCGAGATCGATGCGGACTATTTATTTGTCACCTTTGATAAGCTGGAGGGGGAGGGACGGGAGCTGCTGTCCAGTCCGGTCTGGAGAGCAGTGCCGGCTGTCCGCGAAGGAAGGGTCAGGGAGGTGGATTTTCTCGCTTGGATGAGCTATGGTGTGCTGGCTCATCATCAGAAGATTAGAGATGTTGTGGAAACGCTCTGTTAGTTGCAGGTGCAGCAGGAGCGATGGGAGAGCCTTTAGCGATGCTGTTGATGGCAGGCAAATGCCGTCTTTATTCAGTAAGCTGAAGGCTTTTTGTGATGCATGTCACATCGCAACGCCAGGATTAAGGATAATATAAAAATAAATCCACATAACCAAATTAATTTTTAGTACAATACGGTTAAGAAACAGACATATTCAGAAAGAAGGCGACCCTATGAGATTCGATCTGTTACACCCGTCCGACCAGATATTGATGATGATGCAGCGCATATACAGCTATGGCATGACGACAACCTCAGGCGGCAACCTGTCGGTGCTGGACGAGAATGGCGATATGTGGATTACGCCTGCCGGCATCGATAAGGGAGAGCTGACACGTCAGGACATGGTCTGCGTCAAGGCAGACGGCACGATCGTCGGCAAGCATAAGCCCTCCAGCGAGCATCCCTTCCATATGCTGGTGTACCGCAAGCGACCGGATCTGCGGGCTGTTGTGCACGCGCATCCTCCAGCGCTGGTGGCCTTCAGCATCGTCAGGCAGATTCCCAATGTGCATCTGCTGCCGAATGATCACCGCATCTGCGGCATGGTCGGGATGGCGGAATATGGTCTGCCGGGCAGCATGGAGCTGGGCGAGAAGATCGCTGCTGTATTCGCGGAGGGAATCGACACGGTTATGCTGGAGAATCATGGCGTTGTGGTAGGTGGAGCCGATCTGTTCCAGGCGTTTCAGCGCTTCGAGACGCTTGAATACTGCGCTCGCCTGGAAATTAAGGCACGCCGCATCGGTACCCCTGTCTCGCTGCAGCCTGCAGAGCTGGTGGAGAAGCGGGAGGAGCTGCAGGAGGAGTTCGTCCCCGGTACCTGCACGAGCGAGGAGCGGGAGGCGCGGCGCGAGATGTGCAAGCTGATTCATCGTTCCTATGACCAGCGGCTGTTCACCAGCACGCAGGGCACCTTCTCGCAGCGGCTTAGCGATGGCTCCTTCATCATTACACCATTCGATAGGGACCGCAAATATTTGGAGCCGGCCGACCTGGTGCGCATTCAGAATGGCAAGAAGGAGCAGGGCAAGACGCCAAGCCGCTCGGTGAGGTTTCACCAGTATATCTATGACACCCAGCCGCATGTCAATTCGGTCATTATCGCGCATCCGCCGAACATTATGGCATTTGCGGTGACGAACGAGGAGTTCGATTCGCGTACTATCCCGGAGAGCTACATCCTGCTCCGCAATATTCCGAAGCTGCCGCATGGCGATCTCTACACGGCGCCAGCTTTGGCGGCGAAGCTGTTCCGCATGGATACGCCGATCGTTATCGCCGAGAATGACTGTGTCATTGTTACAGGACAGACGCTCCTGAACACATTCGACCGCCTGGAGGTGGCAGAATATAGTGCGAAGGCCATCATCTCGGCACGGGCGCTCGGAGAGATTATTCATATGGAGCCAGCACGTATCGAGGAGATCGAAGAGGCTTTTCATTTGAAGTAGGTTAGATATTGCCAGAGGTGCATTCCGGGCAAGGCGCTTGCTCGCAGACAGCTCCCATAGATTGCTATCAAGAATCCGTCTTAAAATGTAATATTATATGACATCTTGCCTGTTCAAGAAGCCGCTGGTGCTCTATAATAGGAGCACATGCAGCATCTCAGGCCGTTTTTATGCTGGTCTGGAGAAGCTGTTCCCGTCTTGGGGACAGCTTTTTTGCCGTCTGTCGCGGGAGAGGGACATATCTAAAGATTCCATACCCAATCCAAAGATGACGGGATAGCGTCACCGCTGCAAACGGGATATGATGAACGCTCATTGCAATGATGTAAGCGATTTAATACGGAAGAGTCAACTATAGGACAGCCGCTTGGGGGATAGAACGATGATGATCGACTGGATTAACGGACATTCACGAGAGATGAACCTGCGCTCCAAGCTGCTGCTGCTGTTCGTTGCGCTGACGCTGCTGCCTCTCGGGCTGCATGGTTTAGTTAACTACCGCCATTTCTCGCAGACGCTGGATCACAAGACCGAGCAATTCACCATTGATATTGTGCGGCAGATTAATGCCAACTTGAACCGTCTGCTCAAGGACTATGAACGATTGTCCCTGATGCCGCTCTATGATCAGATCGTGCTAGGCATCCTCGCCAAATACAATGGGCCGATGGGCTCGGCAACCTGGGCGCAGTCCGATGATTACTTGAAGATGAAGCTGTACACCTCAGGGCAGGTGTACGACCGCCCGGAGATTCGAGGCATTCACCTGATCAGCAACAGCGGCATCCTGTTCTCCAGCGTCGATTCACTGGCAATCGAGGCCGTCTGGGACAGCCGTCAGGATGAATGGTTCAGGGAGCTGGAGGGCTCGGATGGGCAGTGGCGGCTGCTCCCGCCGCATGAGCCGAGCTACTATCTGACCCGGCAGGAGGAGCCTTATATTGCTATTGCCAGAGAGATTCGCGACCCCGGCACATTGTCGCGGCTCGGCTATATTGTCATCGATATGAAGCTGGAGGCATTCCGACAGGTGCTCTCCAACCTGAACTTCGAGCAGGACGCGAGCCTGATGATTGTCGACAGCCGGCAACGGCTGATGTTCGAGCGCATCTCCGCCGGTGGTCTATCCGCTTATGAACGGTTGTTTCGAGATGGGCGACTGCAGGTTGACCCGGACAAGGGCAACCAGAAGCTGGTGCTGGACAGCAGGCAATACTTGTATGTGCAGCACCATTCGAGCTATTCCGGCCTGTCTGTTATTAGCCTGACGCCCATTGCTGTTATTCAGAAGGAGTCGCGAGCGATGGTCGCCTTCACGTTCTGGTTCGGCGTGCTATGTATGGCAGGTGTGGCTATTCTGGCAGCGATATTGGCCTACCGCATCACCCGCCCGCTCATTCGCCTGAAGCAGCATATGGTACGGGCGGAGCAGGGCGATTTCGGCCAGCGTGTGACTGACTTCAGCAATGATGAATTCGGCCAACTGAGCCGCGGCTTTAACCGGATGATGGAGGAGATCAACAGGCTGTTTAACGAGGTGTTCATCCTGGGCATCCGTGAGAAGGAGGCTGAGTTGTCCGCGCTGCAGAGTCAGATCAATCCGCATTTTATCTATAACACATTGGAGTCCATCAATATGATGGCGATCCGTCGCAAGCATGAGGAGGTGTCGGATATGGTCACGGCGCTCGGCAAGCTGCTCAGATACACGATTGATAAGGTAGATCGGCTTGTAATGCTGCATGAGGAGATCGCCTTCGTCGATTCCTACGTGCGTATCCAGCAGGTTCGCTATGCAGGCAAGCTGCAGGTTATCTATGACATTGATGATGCGGTGAAGCACTATCCCATTCCGAAGCTGATTCTGCAGCCACTGGTGGAGAACGCGCTCTACCATGGGCTGGAAGGGCAGGAGGAACGGGAGGAGCCGGGCGTCATCTGGGTGTCGGCGCTCCAGTTCGAGGATGAGCTGCTGCTAACCGTTCGGGATAATGGCAAAGGC contains:
- a CDS encoding oxidoreductase; this translates as MTTFTAFVVDNQHGEFQRGVVKQTLEQLLEGEVTIQVAYSSVNYKDGLAAVPDSKIVKAYPFIPGIDLAGIVEASSDARFKPGDQVLVTGYGLGVSHPGGFSQYARVPADWIVPLPHGMTLRQAMQYGTAGFTAALAVDRLQHLGVQPQNGPVLVTGATGGVGSLAVAMLAAHGYEVAASTGKSDEHHYLRALGAVHVLDRAAVAPSSPATLGKQRWAGAVDTVGGSTLAHVISTVRYGGAVAACGLAGSSELPLTVYPFILRGVSLLGIDSVACAMETRLAIWSRLAADRKLGAALDEVTEEIALDQLPERLDAILQGRLRGRTIVKL
- a CDS encoding class II aldolase/adducin family protein, which translates into the protein MRFDLLHPSDQILMMMQRIYSYGMTTTSGGNLSVLDENGDMWITPAGIDKGELTRQDMVCVKADGTIVGKHKPSSEHPFHMLVYRKRPDLRAVVHAHPPALVAFSIVRQIPNVHLLPNDHRICGMVGMAEYGLPGSMELGEKIAAVFAEGIDTVMLENHGVVVGGADLFQAFQRFETLEYCARLEIKARRIGTPVSLQPAELVEKREELQEEFVPGTCTSEEREARREMCKLIHRSYDQRLFTSTQGTFSQRLSDGSFIITPFDRDRKYLEPADLVRIQNGKKEQGKTPSRSVRFHQYIYDTQPHVNSVIIAHPPNIMAFAVTNEEFDSRTIPESYILLRNIPKLPHGDLYTAPALAAKLFRMDTPIVIAENDCVIVTGQTLLNTFDRLEVAEYSAKAIISARALGEIIHMEPARIEEIEEAFHLK
- a CDS encoding cache domain-containing sensor histidine kinase, producing the protein MMIDWINGHSREMNLRSKLLLLFVALTLLPLGLHGLVNYRHFSQTLDHKTEQFTIDIVRQINANLNRLLKDYERLSLMPLYDQIVLGILAKYNGPMGSATWAQSDDYLKMKLYTSGQVYDRPEIRGIHLISNSGILFSSVDSLAIEAVWDSRQDEWFRELEGSDGQWRLLPPHEPSYYLTRQEEPYIAIAREIRDPGTLSRLGYIVIDMKLEAFRQVLSNLNFEQDASLMIVDSRQRLMFERISAGGLSAYERLFRDGRLQVDPDKGNQKLVLDSRQYLYVQHHSSYSGLSVISLTPIAVIQKESRAMVAFTFWFGVLCMAGVAILAAILAYRITRPLIRLKQHMVRAEQGDFGQRVTDFSNDEFGQLSRGFNRMMEEINRLFNEVFILGIREKEAELSALQSQINPHFIYNTLESINMMAIRRKHEEVSDMVTALGKLLRYTIDKVDRLVMLHEEIAFVDSYVRIQQVRYAGKLQVIYDIDDAVKHYPIPKLILQPLVENALYHGLEGQEEREEPGVIWVSALQFEDELLLTVRDNGKGLSEQEIDVLNAAIGLQPSYESLQANHEDKLGLNNICQRIRLIYGERGSLSVDGSPGQGLAVTITIPIHANGR
- a CDS encoding AraC family transcriptional regulator, giving the protein MSGVDRMPLAYSLTDITRIQQPAQEIGPAVSYAQHTLFIAAEGWGSLAADELRWQLTQGRGFYLEPGAVHKLEAGEEGLSYYRIRFEVMGKSAKQSRLPAGAVLLQPGPISCHPYSQCMLLLETICGHVDVGGQLEAFHNHIRFQELLLFLFQQNARQQEGRVEHEAVERTIRYIADHYNEPLTVDQLAGRAGVSRWRYSQLFKELTGHIPLEYINAIRLEHAQHLLILTEDRLCDIAQAVGYSNEYYFNRRFKQAMGISPGQYRRRQHTYSRIFAPFLEDYLVALGIMPIAQMYHAQWGRQDYLGLRQVPQIDIATMESKKLKRLQPDFIVLDAGCQRWQLERYKEVAPVFKLPYLGEDWRATLRMIAAIFGRQAQAQNVIERYERKAEEARKLLAERAPGISVACLRISACVVCLYGGQSLGYTGTVLHTDLGLRIPESVQRLTEGKRMVELDERQLTEIDADYLFVTFDKLEGEGRELLSSPVWRAVPAVREGRVREVDFLAWMSYGVLAHHQKIRDVVETLC
- a CDS encoding ArsR/SmtB family transcription factor, with translation MRKLYHPDRDTIQLTAIFAALSDPLRLQLVQDVASAGEQACGAFQYPIAKSTMTHHVRALREAGVLRVRIQGTQHFLSLRRADLEDRFPGLLELVLASDREPLLRHTAAASGEVELQADEAEGEMAKAEQRR
- a CDS encoding ABC transporter substrate-binding protein translates to MTKMGRLTLGMTLLLMLSTAMTACGSGTNEPGEAVPTKTEQTEQQAQGELEEPATRIVQDEFGEVTIPVHPQRIAGIYLEDYLLALGVKPIVQWYHPYWGTQEYLNLDAPLFDISGSLEALLQQAPDLILVDGAVDKEKYELYSKIAPTYRLKEEALSSTRNTITTIADVLGIPEKAEHVLNSYEHKVNEGKQKLQQAVGHETVAVVRINIDDKSLALFGVHNNYTGVIYSEFGLKPVQMVADMTDYQMMLSEEAIPDLNADHLILFPSNGDWSTVDSQQAFEVLDNPLWRSVPAVQKGNVYRFERSHWQSGQITANSMKLDDLLQAMVK